From the genome of Neospora caninum Liverpool complete genome, chromosome III:
CGGCGCACCGTCCGTTGCGATCGCGTGCAAGTCTATCCTGCACTGTATTTCAAGACGACGGCGGATCCCTACACAATTGCGAGCCGGAACGTTCCCACGCCTGCTTCGTCGCACGTGCTGttttttccccgtctccgcgGGACGCGCACGCGGCTCACTCGCTGTCGATCACAGCGAAAGTAGCATTGTTCCGTCTGTAGGTCGTGAGGTTTGTTTTGTTGAGTCTCCGCCTACTCTTGTTCGCCACACTATTGTTTCTCTGcccgccttcgcgtcctccGTGAAGGCTACGGATGCGCCTGCCTATGCCCCCGTGGAGCACCCAGCTGGGGGAAGTCAGGGGCGCAAGGCGGCACGAGCAAACTGTCTAGGGTGTCGAAGATGCTGAAGGCAACGCCAAGGAGCGAACGCGAGGTATGCCGCACTGGGGCTCTGTTTTGTAGGTTCTTTACTCGCCGCAAAAGCCTGCGGAAGCTTTCTCAACGTGAAAGGATTGCCCTCGAAGGGTCTGTGAATAGGGTTGCGTTTTGTGTCTCGTTTTTGGTCTCCGAACAAATGACACACTGTCCTTGTTGCATACAGTCGCGTTCACCTACCGACGCTTCACGGGGCTCTTGCCTGTAGGGAAGCGAGCCAGCGCCTTTCCCCCGGCTGTcagcagaggcagaaaacaaTGAGGGGCTTGCTCGCTTTCCCCGTCTTTTTTTTGACAGTGGGAGTTTCGGTGGCATAGACGAAGAAGTGGAGATATGAGGGAAGTGCAGTTCCGGTCTGTTCGGCAGCCGCATCGCCGATTGTTTTGGCCGTGGCTCTTCGACGGGTCCCTTGTCATATGGCAGATGCCTGGGCCCGCGGTTCTGCTTCCGGTTTCTGAGGCCGATCTGCAGCGAGTCTCGAGTTGAATGTGGAGAAAGCCCGTGCGGCCGCTCACGCGCCTTTTTGTTTTTTGGTTCGACGAACGCGAAAGCCGAAACGTGCTTGGTTGGAACTGCACTGTGCCCGTCTGTTCGTCGTGGGAGGGAGACGTTTATCTGTTCACGTGATCGCGGCACTTTATAGATCGGCGGCATCCGTTTCCTTTGTTTCAGCACAGGAATCAGTGCACACGCACACCTGTATGTATGTTTGcaaacgcatatatatatatatatatatatatatatatatatatatatatatatgggggGCCGTTCACATGCTTATAGTAGGGAAAGGGTCCGTGGAGACACGCCAAGGAGGATCACTGACTGCCGGCGTAAGTCCGCCGCGAAATACGTGGACTTCCATGGGAGGCAGAGAATGTGTCTCATCGGCGCAGCAGAGGACCGAGTCGCTTACACTGAGAGTGCGGGTCGCCAGTTGACCCTGTTTTTTATTTCCCGTCCCGTTTTTGCGGTGCCAAAGTGACACACTGGCGACTTCCACGTGGCGTTTCGCTTGCACGGGATTGCTCGTCATGTCGCAATTTTTGCTCTGGCATGCTCCAAGGCGAAACCGTGTGTCAGAGAACAAAAGAGGCCACATCGATTTTATGCGACACACGGCCGTGCAGATGTATGCGGTAGATTCACGTAGCTAAATACAAGTATGTACGTAGTCATTCATCCCGACGCTTTTGTGTGTGACGGTGCGTTCTTGTATTTCAATATACATTTTGAGGTGCCCCATCATCTCAAGCACATTACATGAAAAAAATGCAAGACCCGccgagaaggacaagaggcgATATCGAGCAAAACACAGATGACTGAGCCCGAACAAATTGGTTTCAACCATTCGGCAGGAGGCCCGTTTGATGCATCATTGGCCACTTCGTCGGTCGACACGGCACGCGCTCCCTTCGACCGTGGTCTGCGTGAAACCTTTGTGTGCTTGTTTCTATCGACTTTGCGTGACGGCAGTCGCGCTACAGCACCTCCACCTCGTCTACAGTTCTATTTATTTCCCCCTCACGTTATATTTCTCACTGTTCCCAGCGGCGATCGCTGTTCCGGAACGTTCCACGTCCTACTACGCCATCATTGCTAGAACAGTTAAGTCGTCACGCAGGAGATTCTGGACATCCTTATGTGTCTTTCAACACACAGAAATGCCGACCCCTGGTACCCTCCTGAGCGAGAATGCAAGCGGCCACGACTGTCGATTCTCTAAACGTTCACATCATTTTAAAGCACAGGAAGATGGAACTGACGAAACTCTCGCGCAAGGGTAAATCAGAGTCTTACGCTGCCTTGTTCCTTATTCCATAATCGGGGACGAGAGCGTGTGTCACAGCACAACCCAGTTCGACCGATGTGTGAAGAGACTGGCTGAGCGGTTATGAAGCGTCTGAGAAAGCAAAAACGACGCACAAACACAGCGGTAGATTGACGGAGAGGTACTCAGTTTCGAAGAATATAGAGACATGCACACATTAATTGTATCGATATAAGGCGGGCGAGCAAAACGGCACCAGATCTGCAGCGTATTCACCCTCACAGCTGCGAAGAATGCTGTTCTATACGCTTGAGATATATCTGAATACGTGAGTTAATACTTGCATGAGCAGGTACGTTTCAGGAGTATTTCGTACGCCGGAGCTGAATGTCGTCTCTTATTTGTCGAAATATGACTCTGTTTGATGAATGGACAGCCAGGACGGAGCATCTGCTTGTCAATGGGGTGTGCCCAGTTGCCAATTTTTATTCCAGTTCCTTAACAAGTAAATGTGTTCTTTGTAGCACGGCTGTCTCAAGCTGGATTCCGCTCAGAACGGAGTTCACGTGTAGATCACTCTACGACATTTCGTCTACAACGGGGGAGTAAAACTGTCCCTCGAGAGCCCCTGCTTGGTTGGACCAAATGCAAGTTTTAAATGAAGTTGGGGCATGACGCTGCACGTCAACACTCGATTCGCTTTAAATAATGATAtaaagaagagaagatgcTCGCGTCAACAACAATCTGATGGACCTCTGATGCAGCTGCTATTCTGTGCCCAGTGTATTGTGCGAATTACGCTACTGAGGTGATGTCGCTTCGCGTTGCTAACCGTTCGTGCCACTCTCCAAAAGGCAGCGGAAAATCATTGGAAGGAAACATTCCGTCGCGAATTCAACCGGAAAAATCCAGATTGGAGTAGTAGTGAAAATTGTACTGAGCAGTCCAACCAACCGACAGTTCAGACCCCGGCCTGACAATGCTGTAGTCAAGGCCAGGCACGGAGCAACATAGAGCTCCGCAATGAATAGTTGAAAAATGAGTTTATGAATGgccacacagagagagactaGCCTGTCACAAAAGACAAACAGTGCGAACAAGAGTTTGTTTTCCATATTACGAGGCCAATtaaaaagagacaaagaatAGATTGAACTTCCCTTAGATGCAGTCTCAATGGCCGGTGATGCCATGGCCTACAATTTACGTCCGCACTAATGTTCCTTCGAAACGCAGCTACAAAAGCATGAAATCTTTCTCGATCATGCTTCGTCGCTGCACTCCGACACTTGGTTCCACAGCGGCCAATCGCCATCCAACAGCCAGAAACCGAGCTGTGGTCTGCTGCTAGAGAACGCAACTGGAAAATTTTTTCCACCGGTGTTCATCCCGGCAATTCATTTTCTATGGACCTGTAGCTCTGTATCGCGTGTGCTTTCTGTGTGAAAGCGGCTATATGCATATGAAACTGTAGGAAGGCGTAGATACATACAACTGTGTACCCACACAAACCGCGATCGAAGGTGAACTTTGGTATCCTTCGCTCCACGGTTGTCTTTGGCTCCACAAAAGTCTGTCGAGCTTCTGTGAGGTGAGGGGCAAGTGCGGCTACTTTTTGCGGGCGTTTCCGTGTGGGCATGTATGTCAGAAGTAACAATCAAATTGAAACGACACGCGTCAGATTGCTCTACGCTAACGGGAGACTCTCTAGGTTACTTCCTAAGTGTcgaagcgacagaaaggcTCTTTCGCTCGCCGCTGTTTCTGCCTATGAAGCCGCCAGGGGGTACAGGGCCGGAGGTCCCTACGCCCTCCCAGAGGTCCGCGTCACGCAGACCAAATGATTCAAATATCTCCTGCAGATCCTCCAGCGAGACGCTCTCAACGACAGCTGGGAGATCTCGAATATATGCGAGATTCTTTTGAGGCAGCTGTAAACAAACCGGGAAGACAAACACGGCAAAAACAAAGGTTCGCTCAGGGTGTAACAATACGCTGCGTTCGAGTCCCAGACGCCCGAATGAAGGGACGATACCGACTCCTACTTAAACCCGAGAGTCATCATCATAAATGAGCAGagtctccgcgtttctttccttttggTGAGTTTTTTTTTTGAGTTGTGGACTTACATCGTCGAGCTGTACTCCAGCGAGAAGCTCCATCCAGTACCTCGCCAACTGCCTATCGTGTGCATGCCGGGAGATAATTTGTTTCTTTGCACTTTCGAGCTGGTATCCTTGAAGCGGGCGAATTGTCGCGAGGTCTCTTAGCGCCATACGAGCAGCCTGCAGAACTGCCTCCACGAGACGCGGCTCTGTATGTACGGTCACGACGAAAAGACCGCCCCGAAGAATTTCAAAGGAAAGAAAATCGAACGTCGCGTCGTACGTCAGGCGCTGCTCTTCGCGTAGCTGGAAAGTCAAGCAGAGTCGTGGGGAAAACCGGAATCATAGAGCTAAAGCGGAACGGAGCGCCACGGACTGAAGTACGAGCGACACGAGCGGCCTCCAAAACTTGTACCAAGGACGGAACTGCTGAACGTACACTGTCTCCCCAACGTTGATGAATTTACCTTTAAGTATGTAGATACATACGGATGTATTGATCAGGAGCTTGCAGATGTCTGTGCGAATGCGTGTGTGGGCATTGATGAACTGCATCGTACTCGTCGTGTGTGCTTTATGTATGCCCGTATCTGTGTGCCCGGGGTACGTACACGCATCGGCACAGATGAAAGGAAGTGCAGCGCACAGGCTGACAGACGTCGGACTCGTGTGGTGGAGAGAAATGTTCTCTCCGATGGACCTTTGGACTGTCTTGCGGCTGTGTCGATTTGTTGTCTTACCACACTGAACATCCGTTTGGACACAATTTCTTGGAGAAGCCAGAGGGCGACGCGTCCGAAGGCAGGATGACGGCGCGGGTCACGCAGGgcttccgcttcgctctctctctctaacGCGagtcctttcccttcttcctggttcaaacctctctctgtttccctaGCGCGCTCCACAGAGTAATCTGCCTGCTGGgttcgagaggaagagaaagagaaagaggaaggcgcgaaagacgAAGCGAACGGACGTGAGGAAGTCCAGGCCAGTCTACCATTGGGGAGAACACCCCATCGATTCGATGCATAACCAGCGAGATGGACGACAGCGCGTTCGTCAGAATCAATCACGTGAACGTATacgcgcttcttcgtccgttTCGGATCCCGCCCACTCCCGGGAGTGGTTCCACGTTCTGATGTCTCCTCTACagaacgggaagagacaaaagacgaGACCCTCGTCTGTAAttggagaaaaggggagtCAGCCAGATAGGATTCCTCCTTAAGTTTCGAGTTTTgttcgtcgcctgcgcccCCCGACGTGTTCAgcctctcggcctcgcttACGCGCGCACCTGCATCTTCCGCCACAGCGCTCTCGCACCTTTCGACCTGCTTTGTCGGTTTGTCTTCCTCATCCAGAGGAAGGCTCTGCAAGGTTCCCAGGTATACCTGTGCGAGTTCCTCTGTGTCGCGTAAGTTGATGTCTCCCACCACATTCAGCTCCATGTTTCCCGCCTTCAGCTGGTCTCTCAAAAGCGTGCGTACGACGCTTTTCACAtccgagaaagacagcgtCTTGATGACCTCCGGGCGAAGGCACAGGAAGCGCGAGTCGCCGCCGCTCATCTCAATCACCAGCTGTCCCAGGGAGTATGCCTGAtcgcgaaaaggaaacagaaagaccTAAAATGAGTCATCCTTCTGGCGCCTGCCGTCGGAATCACAGACAGAAGAACTGATTTGCTGCATGAAGATGCTAAAGATGCTGAAGGCGCGGCCCACCTGCATTTGTGCTTCtcagaaagcagaaaaggatCGGAAACGTCCATTCTGCGTCCACGTCCTGTTGCTTACCGAAAGATCCTTCGTGTAGTGCTCGTAGTCCAAGAGCACCTGCTGTCTAGCTCGATCGaaggcgtcttcttcgtacacaaaggaggagagaaTGAGGCGAAGGAGGTGAAAAGCACTCTCCAGAGGACCGCCCTCAGGGCCATTGGTGACCGGAAAGTCGCCTCCAAGGTTTGTCGGGACGCTAATGTCAATTGAGAAAAACTCATCCAAGCAATCAATGGAGACACCTGAAAAACGAACCAGCAGCGTGCAATCAGGAACGCGCAGCTGCATCCGCACTTAACCATTGATTGCGATacacaaacgcatgcatatgtatcCATATGAAAATCCGTGCACGTCTGGCCGTTTGCAGCTCGACGCCAGGAGAGtaaaaaggagacaaatcCTGGCGCACAACCGAACGGTCCGTACCACTGGAGGCAGCATCAACTTTAAAAAGAACGGCGGTTTCAGTAGATGCAAATGTGCGtacacagagagcgagggagatTGCATCAGCACGGAACCGTATACGGAAATGATGCCCACGAAGATGCCAGCCCTTGGTCTCCGCAATCGAGTCATGAGCCGGTCAGCTTTCGTAGTCCCCTGCAGATCGCGTGAGCCGCCAGATACCCTGTCCGCGAAAGCATATGTGCACGAGCACACGGCCGGCGGGACTCGCGTACCTATCAAGTTTTTCTGGCAGAAGCTCTCGACCTGCTGTCTGGTGAAGCCGCCCAAGGCACCTCCTTCCATCATGGTGCGGGCGCCGAGGACCAGCGCAGCGCCCCAGCGACTGCGGGCCTCCAGCCGTCTGCGcctgttctctgcctcttcgctgtctccgtcgtttgCGTCCTTCGCGCCATGATCGACGCTTCGACCCtgcagcgacgacgaagacacgGCAGGATTCACCGCCGCGCCCATGCGTCCGCCTGCGAAGAACGACCggaacagaagggaaaatCAAAGTCTGCTGTTTGACGGATTCGCCCTGTCTTCGACTAAGATAGCGTTCCTCGGATGAGCGAACCTCACCCCCCCGTCGACGTGGAGACGGCAGCAGGAATCAAGACCTCTGGCGGAGATGCAAAGCTGGCGAATACGCACGAAAGCCAGGCAACGACGACCGCGGCCGGAAACGCACCGCCGGAagccggagacagagtgaGGAAGGCCCAAGATGAAAGGCTCCAAAAAACACAACGAAACGCCAGGCCGAAAGGAAGGTCGTACAGTGCAAGAGTGGTCCATCTACAtcagacgagagagacacacgagaagaCCTGTCGGGCAATGGGCCAAGAAAACACCCAAAGAACCGGGCTACAGGAATGCGAGAAAAGCTGTACCTTCTCCGACGCTGAAGAGTCTCAACGGGACCTCTCGCTCACCTgggagcagaagacgaatGTGTGCAgtccctttctcgtcgtcggCAAACTTGGCATTGAATTTGATATTGTTTTGCAGACTGGTCATCCTCATCGAATGGTTGTGGAGGAAAGCGTGTGcactgtcgtcttcctcttcgttttctaGTTTGCTCCGGCGCAAAAAGGATGTCGCAGGGTCACTCGGCTGCATCGCGTCCTCTCTTGGTTTCTCGCTCGAGGCTGCGTCCGCGGATTCTGCTTCGCTTCCGTCGGAGCCTTGCGCCGGAACGCGGGTGGCCTGCTGACGCAGCACGGCGCTCTCTTCGGCGCTCAACAGGCGCGCAGGGGCCTACGCATACGACAGGAACAAGAcaggagcagaaaagagcgaggcagatTCGTATAGCCGGTACAAAAGGCGATaagcatgcacgcacatcGCAACAGACAGGAGCACACAAAGCGGCATCAGCTAGACACATTGGTACCGAAAAGCGACGCGGGAAAAGCCGGTTTTTTCTGCTCGACACCAAGAATTCTGACACGGGATAACGTACACGCCAGCATCAGAGGAACGCGCGATCGCCTGCATCGCAATCCAAGCCGACATCCCGTAGGCCGCAGACGAGGCCTGCGACTGTCCCCTGCGGTGCCCAGCTGGCCGCAGCAGATGGACGTCGCGGTCGCACTTCATACTCACGGGTTGGTGGTGGCTAAGGGCAGCCCCAGAACGTGTTCAGCCGAATGTGCCTAGAGGTGTTGTTCTCACTTCTCGGCGGATCGAACCTTCCCGAATCTGCTCGTGCTCGCAATGTAGGAGCGACGCGACGTTGAGTTCCCGTTCTCGCCATTATTCCCaacgaaacacagagagccCTCCAGTGGACGCGTGATCGTCCTAttcggcttcgccttcctaCCTGAATGTCTGCTGTTGGAGGCTCGACTTCTTGGTGAAATGCATGCGTAATGGCTGCGGCAATGTCTGCCTTTTTGATTGGCGCGATCGCTCGGTCTCCGCGTGCCACGTGCGGTTCCCGCGTGCTGTGTTCTCGCACGTcggtctcgctttctttcgcctttgcgTCTGCTCCGCCTTGCCGCCCGgacgtctcttcttccaaacCTGCAGGATGGTGTCTCCGTATTTCTCTTGCCTTGCCGTTGAGCGTCCGGTACCGCTGGCTCACCAGTGCACTGCAACTCGCTTCCCGAGGCGCGCCTTCGGcactttcctgtctttcgtGGCCGCCCGCCAGCGGTCCtgcgttcccttcttctgcctcgtgaGTCCCTGCCTGGCCCGTGCGTGGCCGCTCCGAAGCAGCTGGGCCGTGCatgaaggcgagaacgacgtCGGGTCCGCTGTGAGCGTCGTCAGGAAGAATTTCGATCCACCTACACAggtctttcgcttcttcgttgaTTTCGCGCAAAAGCGCGCCTTCACCCGGTGACGGCGCATCGTCTTCGGCTTCTGACCGAGCATCGTTCGGCGGTGGatttctctcgtctgccgtTGCTGCTACCTCCGAGGAGCTCGCCACGTCCGGTCGAGACGACGATTCTaaagacgacggaggcgacgcggaaacGGAGGGCGACTGCTGGGATAAATCGGAAGCGAGGCTGCTGGTGGGGTCGCAGCCATGCAGGCCCAAGAGCTGCATCGCGATcagcttctcctcttcaAGGTGAAGGAGTGTGTGCTGACAAGCTGCCGTTTCCATGACCACGCGCAGCATGTCCGCAGAGGAAAGttgcgagaggcgaagacgacgcaagTTGACGCTGTACGTGCCGAGGAGGCTTCTCAGCTCCGACACCGACAGGCCGTAGTGCGCCATCTGGCGTACctgaaaaacagaagaaagaccaAAAGGATCATTTCCCAATTCCGCCTGTCCGGCTCTCGGCGCGATGACTACGGGACGAGGATAAGCCACTTGCACGGCTATAAAGAGAACTCACAAAtgtgtctcctgccttcgGTCCGTTCTCGCAATCCGACACCAGGAGGCTGCCGTCT
Proteins encoded in this window:
- a CDS encoding putative M16 family peptidase; its protein translation is MSSSLSSLRSSLSSPLLPAHPYAVNKELPNGLAYFLLPHAYPPGSLEVHMEVHAGSTSEGEHERGIAHLCEHISYMGSRTREALIRRQAETNAYTDFHHTVFFAAWRGGDKEEAGSPHQGRHEHLTSEEKLRLALTAMKEVLEAPTQFTTERLNRERSAVISEASLVNTISYRKEQILLSLLHAETILPSRFPIGRLDQIRSWKVEDARRFHARCYRPDNAAIYVVGDIGRERAEKIVREVLGPSQSPPSSVSGSPSGCSSLFSSRELHVWQHPLIQQFSLVFLSKKPLQPLKTFADYKRLILRKLILQALSLRLSSATREKGAKIHQIDLCEVNSIKEGCRVLSLEVQSDQRGEEWKDAINTAIQQVRQMAHYGLSVSELRSLLGTYSVNLRRLRLSQLSSADMLRVVMETAACQHTLLHLEEEKLIAMQLLGLHGCDPTSSLASDLSQQSPSVSASPPSSLESSSRPDVASSSEVAATADERNPPPNDARSEAEDDAPSPGEGALLREINEEAKDLCRWIEILPDDAHSGPDVVLAFMHGPAASERPRTGQAGTHEAEEGNAGPLAGGHERQESAEGAPREASCSALVSQRYRTLNGKAREIRRHHPAGLEEETSGRQGGADAKAKESETDVREHSTREPHVARGDRAIAPIKKADIAAAITHAFHQEVEPPTADIQAPARLLSAEESAVLRQQATRVPAQGSDGSEAESADAASSEKPREDAMQPSDPATSFLRRSKLENEEEDDSAHAFLHNHSMRMTSLQNNIKFNAKFADDEKGTAHIRLLLPGGRMGAAVNPAVSSSSLQGRSVDHGAKDANDGDSEEAENRRRRLEARSRWGAALVLGARTMMEGGALGGFTRQQVESFCQKNLIGVSIDCLDEFFSIDISVPTNLGGDFPVTNGPEGGPLESAFHLLRLILSSFVYEEDAFDRARQQVLLDYEHYTKDLSAYSLGQLVIEMSGGDSRFLCLRPEVIKTLSFSDVKSVVRTLLRDQLKAGNMELNVVGDINLRDTEELAQVYLGTLQSLPLDEEDKPTKQVERCESAVAEDAGARQADYSVERARETERGLNQEEGKGLALERESEAEALRDPRRHPAFGRVALWLLQEIVSKRMFSVLREEQRLTYDATFDFLSFEILRGGLFVVTVHTEPRLVEAVLQAARMALRDLATIRPLQGYQLESAKKQIISRHAHDRQLARYWMELLAGVQLDDLPQKNLAYIRDLPAVVESVSLEDLQEIFESFGLRDADLWEGVGTSGPVPPGGFIGRNSGERKSLSVASTLRK